The following proteins are encoded in a genomic region of Roseisolibacter agri:
- a CDS encoding NAD(P)H-hydrate dehydratase yields the protein MRVTRADEASAADRAAIDAGTPSRALMQRAGAAAASEIVRRFGALLDRGVAVHAGPGNNGGDAYVVAAALARAGVRVGLTAWGPAEPKTDDARFERARALAAGVGAPPTGAERVVVDGVLGVGASGAPHGWAAQAIRAIVQARTLGASVVALDVPSGLDATTGAMPGGVVRADCTLTFGSCKRGLLVARDCAGAIAVLDIGLDPSLMGDAPALVGRPAPRAFAASAHKGTRGKVVVYGGGAGMAGAALLAGRATLRTGAGLVKLVVDAASVPVVQGALPSALAAAWPDDDGALRRHVIDWADAVLLGPGLGTGDDARARCERTLQAWRGPVVVDADALNAFAGDLAALGALLRGRPALVTPHPLELARLAGTPLDDLLSRRFDLPREIAATLDATVLLKGTPTVVADARGVLVVPTGAPALATGGSGDVLGGIASTLLAQAAGERVASLAAEAAWVHDRAGAIAAERRGGARGATLDEVVDALGDAWPRVAAPPAAYPVLAELPRVVG from the coding sequence GTGCGCGTGACGCGCGCGGACGAGGCCAGCGCCGCCGACCGCGCCGCGATCGATGCGGGCACGCCGTCGCGCGCGCTCATGCAGCGCGCCGGTGCCGCGGCGGCGTCGGAGATCGTGCGGCGATTCGGCGCGCTGCTCGATCGCGGCGTCGCGGTGCACGCGGGACCCGGGAACAACGGCGGCGACGCGTACGTGGTGGCCGCGGCGCTCGCGCGCGCCGGCGTGCGCGTCGGCCTCACCGCCTGGGGGCCGGCCGAGCCCAAGACCGACGACGCGCGCTTCGAGCGCGCACGCGCGCTGGCCGCGGGCGTGGGCGCCCCGCCGACGGGCGCCGAGCGCGTGGTCGTGGACGGCGTGCTGGGCGTCGGCGCGAGCGGCGCGCCGCACGGCTGGGCCGCGCAGGCCATCCGCGCCATCGTGCAGGCGCGCACGCTCGGCGCATCGGTCGTCGCGCTCGACGTGCCAAGTGGGCTGGACGCGACGACGGGCGCGATGCCGGGCGGCGTCGTGCGCGCGGACTGCACGCTGACGTTCGGCAGCTGCAAGCGCGGGCTGCTCGTCGCGCGCGACTGCGCGGGTGCGATCGCGGTGCTCGACATCGGCCTCGATCCGTCGCTGATGGGCGACGCGCCCGCGCTCGTGGGCCGGCCCGCGCCGCGCGCCTTCGCGGCGTCGGCGCACAAGGGGACGCGCGGCAAGGTCGTGGTGTACGGCGGCGGCGCGGGCATGGCCGGCGCGGCGCTGCTCGCGGGCCGCGCGACGCTCCGCACGGGCGCGGGGCTGGTGAAGCTGGTAGTGGACGCCGCGAGCGTGCCGGTGGTGCAGGGCGCGCTCCCGTCCGCGCTCGCGGCTGCATGGCCTGACGACGACGGCGCGCTGCGTCGTCACGTGATCGACTGGGCGGACGCGGTGCTGCTCGGCCCGGGACTCGGCACGGGCGACGACGCGCGCGCGCGCTGCGAGCGCACGCTGCAGGCGTGGCGCGGCCCCGTCGTCGTCGACGCCGACGCGCTCAACGCGTTCGCGGGCGACCTCGCCGCGCTCGGCGCGCTGCTGCGTGGGCGGCCGGCACTCGTGACGCCGCATCCGCTGGAGCTGGCGCGGCTCGCGGGCACGCCGCTCGACGACCTGCTTTCGCGTCGCTTCGACCTGCCGCGCGAGATCGCGGCGACGCTCGACGCGACGGTGCTGCTCAAGGGGACGCCGACGGTCGTCGCCGACGCGCGCGGCGTGCTCGTGGTGCCCACGGGCGCGCCGGCGCTGGCGACGGGCGGCAGCGGCGACGTGCTGGGAGGGATCGCGAGCACGCTGCTCGCCCAGGCCGCGGGAGAGCGGGTCGCGTCGCTCGCCGCCGAAGCCGCGTGGGTGCACGACCGCGCCGGAGCGATCGCCGCCGAGCGCCGCGGCGGCGCCCGGGGCGCCACGCTCGACGAGGTGGTCGACGCGCTCGGCGACGCGTGGCCGCGCGTCGCCGCGCCGCCAGCCGCGTATCCGGTGCTGGCGGAGCTGCCGCGCGTCGTCGGCTGA